In Nocardia higoensis, one genomic interval encodes:
- a CDS encoding MFS transporter: MAGQRLGRSFGWLWAAHAASTVGTALGFGAFPLIAVAVLEAGPAEVSALAATGLAAGALLALPLGPWVETRRKKPIMIGADLLRCLALLTIPLAHLLDLLSYPQLLLVAVLSAAANIAFTSASGAYLKQIVRPADLLTANSRFETTTWTATAVGPTVGGAAISLLGPVVTVLANGAGLLLSALGIGAIREREVAPVARGTRWRAADLVQGWRFIHADPHLRPLFRNTVAVNALVMATEPLLAVLLLAELDWAAWQYGIAFGLPCVGGFVGAQLARRLRVRFGHRRVLLAAGVLRAVPPVALALVVPGAAGVVMVITVQLVLLTCMGVFVPLFATERLQRVPDDRIGRVLVSWNITSKAAIAALTALWGVLGALVGSRVAIGLAGLLLLATPLLLIERDRPTPEAIEPRTPVPARTS, encoded by the coding sequence ATGGCGGGGCAGCGGCTCGGACGGTCGTTCGGATGGTTGTGGGCGGCCCACGCGGCGTCCACGGTGGGCACGGCGCTGGGCTTCGGCGCCTTCCCGCTGATCGCCGTCGCGGTGCTGGAGGCGGGCCCGGCCGAGGTGTCGGCGCTGGCGGCCACCGGCCTGGCGGCGGGCGCGCTGCTGGCGCTGCCGCTCGGGCCGTGGGTGGAGACGCGGCGTAAGAAGCCGATCATGATCGGCGCGGACCTCCTGCGCTGCCTGGCGCTGCTGACGATCCCGCTCGCCCACCTCCTCGACCTGCTGAGCTATCCCCAGCTACTGCTCGTCGCGGTGCTCTCGGCGGCGGCGAACATCGCGTTCACCTCCGCGAGCGGCGCCTACCTGAAGCAGATCGTCCGTCCCGCGGACCTGCTGACCGCCAACAGCCGGTTCGAGACCACCACCTGGACCGCCACCGCCGTCGGCCCCACTGTGGGCGGCGCGGCCATCAGCCTGCTCGGCCCGGTCGTCACCGTGCTTGCCAACGGCGCGGGCTTGCTGCTCTCGGCGCTGGGGATCGGCGCGATCCGAGAACGCGAGGTCGCGCCGGTCGCGCGAGGCACGCGATGGCGAGCGGCGGACCTGGTCCAGGGCTGGCGCTTCATCCACGCCGACCCGCACCTGCGTCCGCTGTTCCGGAACACCGTCGCGGTCAACGCCCTCGTCATGGCCACCGAGCCGCTGCTCGCCGTCCTGTTGCTGGCCGAACTCGACTGGGCGGCATGGCAATACGGAATCGCTTTCGGCCTGCCGTGCGTCGGCGGATTCGTCGGCGCTCAGCTCGCGCGCCGCCTGCGGGTTCGCTTCGGTCACCGCAGGGTCCTGCTCGCGGCCGGGGTCCTGCGCGCCGTTCCGCCGGTCGCACTCGCCCTGGTGGTGCCCGGGGCAGCGGGTGTGGTCATGGTGATCACCGTGCAACTGGTGTTGCTCACCTGCATGGGCGTGTTCGTTCCGTTGTTCGCCACCGAACGCCTCCAGCGGGTTCCCGACGACCGGATCGGCCGGGTGCTGGTCTCGTGGAACATCACGAGCAAGGCCGCGATCGCCGCGCTGACCGCGCTGTGGGGGGTGCTCGGCGCACTCGTCGGCTCCCGCGTCGCCATCGGCCTCGCCGGTCTGCTGCTGCTGGCGACACCACTGCTGCTGATCGAACGGGATCGGCCTACGCCGGAGGCGATCGAGCCGCGCACGCCGGTCCCGGCGCGGACGTCCTGA
- a CDS encoding LysR family transcriptional regulator: MDVEAVRTFVAVAESGQFQEAAADLRVTQQAVSKRIAKLERALGVSLFARTARGAGLTADGQAFLPHARAVLRAVERAAAAVRPGGRALRVDVLNRRFACALALRDFFTAHPHAALEVVSLPEANAARAVAALAAGEIDATFRAVSAGDLLDGITAVPVLDDPLQLLTGPGHPLAYARSLRPEQLRGHRLWIPGIRRDTEWSAYYDDLTEAFDLRIDAVGPNFGSDALMDAVATDPSLATLVGAGDHHTWPATHDLRRIPLVDPIPVYPHSLLFRTDDRHPSLAALRGYLARTRAEVPGRIWMPNWARGPRTAQA; the protein is encoded by the coding sequence GTGGATGTCGAAGCCGTGCGCACCTTCGTCGCCGTCGCCGAGAGCGGGCAGTTCCAGGAAGCGGCCGCGGACCTGCGCGTCACCCAGCAGGCGGTGTCCAAGCGGATCGCGAAACTGGAACGCGCCCTGGGTGTTTCCCTGTTCGCCCGGACCGCCCGCGGAGCCGGGCTCACCGCCGACGGGCAGGCGTTTTTGCCGCACGCCCGCGCCGTGTTGCGCGCGGTGGAGCGGGCGGCGGCCGCGGTGCGACCCGGCGGGCGGGCGCTGCGGGTCGACGTGCTCAATCGTCGTTTCGCCTGCGCGCTCGCGCTCCGCGACTTCTTCACCGCGCACCCGCACGCGGCTCTGGAGGTGGTGTCCCTGCCGGAAGCGAACGCGGCGCGCGCGGTGGCGGCGCTGGCGGCCGGGGAGATCGACGCGACCTTCCGTGCCGTGTCGGCCGGTGATCTCCTCGACGGCATCACCGCCGTGCCGGTGCTCGACGATCCTCTGCAACTGCTCACCGGCCCGGGTCATCCGCTCGCGTACGCGCGGTCGCTACGCCCGGAACAGCTGCGCGGACATCGGCTCTGGATTCCCGGCATCCGGCGCGATACCGAATGGTCGGCCTACTACGACGATCTGACCGAGGCCTTCGATCTACGCATCGATGCCGTCGGCCCGAATTTCGGCAGCGACGCCCTGATGGACGCCGTGGCGACCGACCCGTCGCTGGCCACGCTGGTCGGCGCGGGCGACCACCACACCTGGCCCGCCACACACGACCTGCGACGGATACCGCTCGTCGACCCGATTCCTGTCTACCCCCATTCACTGCTGTTCCGGACCGACGATCGGCATCCGTCGCTGGCGGCGCTGCGCGGGTATCTGGCGCGCACACGCGCGGAGGTGCCCGGCCGGATCTGGATGCCGAACTGGGCGCGCGGACCCCGCACCGCGCAGGCGTGA
- a CDS encoding DUF5685 family protein translates to MFGMLRPCSHGAAKYGIDSSQWQSHMCGLCLGLRDGHGQLARTATNTDAIVLSVLTEAQFVEPAERVTAGRCALRAMRRAEVAPAAAPGVRLATTASLLLGSAALRDHVDDGDAAAPIRRPLARVSASWTAGARTQAALIGLDLDPLVAEIAAQTERERTSTDLAALTASTEVCAAEFFAHTAVLAGRPENVDELRSAGRNFGRIAHLADAVADLADDRAAGRFNPLDASRTPLADAYDLIHESDARLRRSLVAAELAEVPTVRWMLLDPLHALVHRVGRAIPDAITHACGTSHAEHGLSVVARTRKPPPTRRPGIGEKIALTLGVYCTGYACFAEHTNPCTGKREDAWWKSCCDCGNCCSGCPDCGDCCSCNCCDC, encoded by the coding sequence ATGTTCGGGATGTTGAGGCCGTGTTCGCACGGTGCGGCGAAGTACGGGATCGACAGTTCGCAGTGGCAGTCGCATATGTGCGGTCTGTGCCTGGGCCTGCGCGACGGGCACGGTCAGCTCGCCAGGACGGCGACCAATACCGACGCGATCGTGCTCAGCGTCCTCACCGAGGCCCAGTTCGTGGAACCCGCCGAGCGGGTCACCGCGGGCCGGTGCGCGCTGCGGGCCATGCGGCGCGCCGAGGTCGCCCCCGCGGCCGCCCCGGGTGTCCGGCTGGCCACCACCGCCTCCCTGCTGCTCGGCTCGGCGGCGCTGCGCGACCATGTGGACGACGGTGACGCCGCCGCACCGATCCGCCGACCGCTGGCACGGGTGTCGGCGTCCTGGACCGCGGGCGCCAGGACCCAGGCGGCGCTGATCGGCCTCGATCTGGACCCGTTGGTCGCCGAGATCGCCGCGCAGACCGAACGTGAGCGCACGAGCACCGACCTCGCCGCGCTCACCGCCTCCACCGAGGTGTGCGCCGCCGAGTTCTTCGCCCACACGGCGGTACTGGCCGGACGCCCCGAGAACGTGGACGAGCTGCGCTCCGCCGGAAGGAATTTCGGCCGTATCGCCCACCTCGCCGACGCGGTCGCCGATCTCGCCGACGACCGCGCCGCGGGACGCTTCAACCCGCTGGACGCTTCGCGCACCCCGCTCGCCGACGCCTACGACCTGATCCACGAGTCCGACGCGCGGCTACGCCGATCGCTGGTCGCCGCCGAGCTGGCCGAGGTCCCCACCGTGCGCTGGATGCTGCTCGATCCGCTGCACGCCCTCGTGCACCGGGTCGGACGCGCCATCCCCGATGCCATCACCCACGCGTGCGGCACTTCCCATGCCGAGCACGGGCTTTCGGTCGTGGCCCGCACTCGAAAGCCGCCACCGACCCGCCGCCCGGGCATCGGCGAGAAGATCGCGCTGACCCTCGGCGTGTACTGCACCGGCTACGCCTGCTTCGCCGAGCACACCAACCCGTGCACCGGCAAGCGTGAAGACGCCTGGTGGAAGAGCTGCTGCGACTGCGGCAACTGCTGCTCGGGGTGCCCCGATTGCGGCGATTGCTGCAGCTGCAATTGCTGCGACTGCTGA
- a CDS encoding MaoC/PaaZ C-terminal domain-containing protein produces the protein MGSDTTQVISLRETPKNSTLFAQAALGAVPLGTSRKQTIPDRVVELTGLRVDPDHLADYCRATGLRYSDTLPLTYPFILSFPLAMKLVVARDFPFVAVGAVHAQNLIERTREISVSEPLDLRTHIENLREHPRGLMVDAVTEVSVGRELVWRQVTTFLHQQKTSLSGEPKPEPKPEEVPPPPLRTLKVDQQMITRYANASGDHNPIHTSALGAKAFGFPKAIAHGMWSAATILSTVEGRIPEKVSYSVKFGKPVLLPATVNVYADRVDGGWDLAMRHPKKGYPHLTATLR, from the coding sequence ATGGGATCGGACACGACACAGGTGATCTCGCTGCGCGAGACGCCGAAGAACTCCACGCTGTTCGCACAGGCGGCGCTGGGCGCGGTGCCGCTGGGCACGTCCCGCAAGCAGACCATCCCCGACCGGGTGGTGGAGTTGACGGGCCTGCGAGTCGACCCCGACCACCTGGCCGACTACTGCCGCGCGACCGGCCTGCGCTACAGCGACACCCTGCCGCTGACCTACCCGTTCATCCTCAGCTTCCCGCTGGCGATGAAATTGGTGGTGGCGCGGGACTTCCCGTTCGTGGCGGTCGGCGCGGTGCACGCGCAGAACCTGATCGAGCGGACCCGCGAGATCTCGGTCAGCGAACCGCTGGACCTGCGCACCCACATCGAGAACCTGCGCGAGCATCCGCGTGGGCTGATGGTCGACGCCGTCACCGAGGTCAGCGTGGGCCGGGAGCTGGTGTGGCGGCAGGTGACCACCTTCCTGCACCAGCAGAAGACCTCGCTGTCGGGCGAGCCCAAGCCGGAGCCGAAGCCGGAGGAGGTGCCCCCGCCGCCGCTGCGCACGCTGAAGGTCGATCAGCAGATGATCACCCGCTACGCGAACGCCTCCGGTGATCACAACCCGATCCACACCTCGGCGTTGGGCGCCAAGGCTTTCGGGTTCCCGAAGGCCATCGCACACGGTATGTGGTCGGCGGCCACCATCCTGAGCACGGTCGAAGGACGCATTCCGGAGAAGGTGTCGTACTCGGTGAAGTTCGGCAAGCCGGTGCTGCTGCCCGCCACGGTGAACGTGTACGCCGATCGGGTGGACGGTGGGTGGGATCTGGCGATGCGGCACCCGAAGAAGGGGTATCCGCATCTAACGGCCACATTGCGCTGA
- a CDS encoding TetR/AcrR family transcriptional regulator, whose product MAGGTKRLPRAVREQQMLDAAVEVFARKGFHETSMDAIAAEAKISKPMLYLYYGSKDELFRACIQREGARLIESVAPAGNPLLTPHEQLRTALEAFLGFVDQNRRSWQVLYRQALGQETFASEIDNARERVIELTAKLLESSAKHPEPGTNFDIVAAAVIGAGEAIADRVAGGRIEVAQAVDLLDDLAWRGLAGRKKSD is encoded by the coding sequence ATGGCGGGCGGAACGAAACGACTTCCCCGAGCGGTGCGTGAGCAGCAGATGCTCGACGCCGCCGTGGAAGTGTTCGCGCGCAAAGGCTTCCACGAGACGTCGATGGACGCCATCGCGGCCGAGGCCAAGATCTCCAAGCCCATGCTGTACCTCTACTACGGCTCCAAGGACGAGCTGTTCCGCGCCTGCATCCAACGCGAGGGCGCCCGGCTGATCGAGTCGGTCGCACCCGCGGGCAACCCCCTGCTCACCCCGCATGAGCAGTTGCGTACCGCCCTGGAAGCCTTCCTCGGCTTCGTCGACCAGAACCGCCGCTCCTGGCAGGTCCTCTACCGGCAGGCACTCGGCCAGGAGACCTTCGCCTCGGAGATCGACAACGCCCGCGAACGGGTCATCGAACTCACCGCCAAGCTGCTGGAATCCAGCGCCAAACATCCCGAACCCGGCACCAACTTCGACATCGTCGCCGCCGCCGTCATCGGCGCGGGCGAGGCCATCGCCGACCGGGTCGCGGGCGGTCGCATCGAGGTTGCCCAGGCCGTCGACCTGCTCGACGATCTGGCGTGGCGCGGCCTGGCGGGTCGCAAGAAGTCGGATTAG
- a CDS encoding isochorismate synthase, with amino-acid sequence MTDFLLAQPEGVLRAHGVRAAFDSVTAARTALRGEGAQIVVGALPFDPRQRAALMSPKRWTRTPGRWQPPPTALPPVRVVSELPGVDEHLARVKKLVEQLEDPETELRKVVAARSVLAEADAELEPESVAARLATRHPAANVFAADLSPSGRVGATLIGATPELLVAKRGRTVTLRPLAGSMPRSPDRAADAEQAETLLASAKNREEHSYVIEWIRDILSPLCTQLVIPDAPRLIGTHDVWHLATPITATLRDPAPTALDLAVLLHPTPAVCGTPTAAALEAITRDEGDRGFYGGAVGWCDDRGDGAWLVAIRCAELSADRRSLRAYAGGGIVAASQPQEELDETTAKLRTFLGGLDCPTPPH; translated from the coding sequence ATGACCGACTTCTTGCTCGCCCAGCCCGAGGGTGTGCTGCGCGCCCACGGCGTGCGCGCGGCCTTCGACTCCGTGACCGCGGCGCGGACGGCGCTGCGCGGGGAGGGGGCGCAGATCGTGGTGGGCGCGTTGCCTTTCGACCCTCGGCAGCGCGCCGCGCTCATGTCACCCAAACGGTGGACGCGGACGCCGGGCCGCTGGCAACCGCCCCCGACCGCACTGCCCCCGGTACGGGTGGTCAGCGAGCTGCCCGGCGTGGACGAGCACCTCGCGCGGGTGAAGAAGCTGGTGGAGCAACTGGAGGATCCGGAGACGGAGCTGCGCAAGGTCGTCGCGGCGCGGTCGGTCCTGGCCGAAGCCGATGCCGAACTCGAGCCCGAGTCGGTGGCCGCGCGACTGGCCACCCGGCATCCGGCGGCGAACGTCTTCGCCGCGGATCTGAGCCCGTCGGGGCGCGTCGGCGCCACCCTCATCGGCGCCACGCCGGAACTGCTGGTGGCGAAACGGGGCAGAACCGTCACCCTGCGTCCGCTGGCAGGCAGTATGCCGCGCTCGCCCGACCGCGCGGCGGACGCGGAGCAAGCGGAAACTCTGCTGGCCAGTGCCAAGAACCGAGAAGAGCACTCCTACGTCATCGAGTGGATCCGCGACATCCTGAGCCCGCTGTGCACGCAGCTCGTCATCCCCGACGCGCCGCGGCTGATCGGGACGCACGATGTCTGGCACCTCGCCACACCGATAACCGCCACCCTGCGCGATCCCGCCCCGACGGCGCTCGACCTGGCGGTGCTGCTGCACCCCACCCCGGCCGTGTGCGGGACGCCGACCGCGGCCGCGCTGGAGGCCATCACCAGGGACGAGGGCGATCGCGGGTTCTACGGCGGCGCGGTCGGCTGGTGCGACGACCGCGGCGACGGCGCGTGGCTGGTGGCGATCCGCTGCGCCGAGTTGTCCGCCGACCGCCGTTCGTTGCGGGCCTACGCGGGCGGTGGCATCGTCGCGGCGTCGCAGCCGCAGGAAGAACTCGACGAGACGACCGCCAAACTACGCACCTTCCTGGGCGGTCTGGACTGCCCGACACCGCCACACTGA
- a CDS encoding DUF2613 domain-containing protein encodes MKFAVPGIASAVAGAVIGAIAVFGITAAVSQDTRPDIDRSGDADSSLLNSVEYGSR; translated from the coding sequence ATGAAGTTTGCTGTTCCCGGGATTGCGAGTGCTGTCGCCGGCGCCGTGATCGGTGCTATCGCGGTCTTCGGAATCACCGCGGCCGTCTCGCAGGACACGCGCCCGGACATCGACCGCAGCGGCGACGCCGACTCCTCGCTGCTGAACAGCGTTGAGTACGGCAGCCGCTGA
- a CDS encoding glycoside hydrolase family 3 N-terminal domain-containing protein, whose product MRKTPLVLLALCAVVTTACSGGTTTATSTSQAQPSASATASEQPTTASSAPVAADCGAQFLAGLTPRRKLAQLLTVGVTGVADATNAVGGEGVGGIFVGSWTDPSLLADGLLGQVQAASAVPVMVTIDEEGGRVSRARDLIGAAPSARETAATMTPEQFYEATLVRGRALKDLGVTVNFAPDVDVSSQADDTVIGDRSFSDDPAVVTSYADAYIRAMREVGVGTVMKHFPGHGSGSGDSHTGAVRTPPLDQLQTVDLVPYRDLIGSGAAVMVGHLDVPGLTTPDVPASISPQVMSLLREGVGYGAAPFEGPIFTDDLGGMAAITARMGIEQAVEAALVAGADNALWITTDALTSVLDQLEQAVASGRLPAEQVDASVLRMAAYKGLLTC is encoded by the coding sequence ATGCGGAAGACGCCCTTGGTCCTGCTCGCCCTGTGCGCGGTCGTCACGACCGCCTGTTCCGGCGGCACGACCACGGCCACCTCCACGTCACAGGCCCAGCCGTCCGCGTCCGCGACCGCGTCCGAGCAGCCGACCACCGCGTCGAGCGCCCCGGTGGCCGCCGACTGCGGCGCGCAATTCCTCGCCGGATTGACCCCTCGGCGCAAGCTGGCGCAGCTGCTCACCGTGGGCGTCACCGGCGTGGCCGACGCGACGAACGCGGTCGGCGGCGAAGGCGTCGGCGGCATCTTCGTCGGCAGCTGGACCGACCCCTCGTTGCTGGCCGACGGCCTGCTCGGCCAGGTGCAGGCCGCCTCCGCGGTACCGGTGATGGTGACCATCGACGAGGAGGGCGGCCGCGTGTCCCGCGCCCGCGATCTCATCGGCGCGGCCCCCTCGGCCCGCGAGACCGCCGCCACCATGACCCCCGAGCAGTTCTACGAGGCCACCCTCGTGCGCGGCCGGGCGCTGAAGGACCTCGGCGTGACCGTCAACTTCGCCCCCGACGTCGACGTCAGCTCCCAGGCCGACGACACCGTCATCGGCGACCGCTCCTTCTCCGACGATCCGGCCGTGGTCACCAGCTATGCCGATGCCTACATCCGCGCGATGCGCGAGGTCGGCGTCGGCACCGTCATGAAGCACTTCCCCGGCCACGGCTCCGGCTCCGGTGACTCGCACACCGGAGCGGTGCGTACCCCGCCGCTGGATCAGCTGCAGACCGTCGACCTGGTGCCCTACCGCGACCTGATCGGTTCCGGCGCGGCCGTGATGGTCGGCCACCTCGACGTGCCCGGCCTGACCACCCCGGACGTGCCCGCCAGCATCAGTCCCCAGGTGATGTCGCTGCTGCGCGAGGGCGTCGGCTACGGCGCGGCCCCCTTCGAGGGCCCGATCTTCACCGACGACCTCGGCGGCATGGCCGCGATCACCGCCAGGATGGGCATCGAGCAGGCTGTCGAAGCGGCCCTGGTCGCCGGTGCCGACAATGCCCTGTGGATCACCACCGACGCCCTGACCTCGGTACTCGATCAACTGGAGCAGGCCGTGGCGAGCGGTAGGCTGCCCGCCGAGCAGGTGGATGCCTCGGTGCTGCGGATGGCCGCCTACAAGGGTCTGCTGACCTGTTGA
- a CDS encoding universal stress protein: MTCDLMLIAYDGSENAKRAIEYAGRFLSAERAVVLTAWEPMVLQAARLSGLSGVVAPDWVPDEELEDVAYVDARTVNTEGVRLAKLAGFAAEARTVECTTSVWNAIVETADELDVDIIVAGTRGVSGLRALLHSSVADAVLRHCHRPVLLVPPAKKEH; the protein is encoded by the coding sequence GTGACATGCGATCTGATGCTCATCGCCTACGACGGCTCCGAGAATGCCAAGCGCGCAATCGAATACGCGGGGCGGTTCCTGTCCGCCGAGCGCGCCGTGGTGCTCACCGCGTGGGAGCCGATGGTGCTGCAGGCCGCCCGGCTGTCCGGGCTCTCGGGGGTGGTGGCGCCGGACTGGGTGCCCGACGAGGAACTCGAGGACGTCGCCTACGTCGACGCCCGCACCGTCAATACCGAAGGTGTGCGGCTGGCGAAACTGGCAGGCTTCGCGGCCGAGGCGCGCACCGTCGAATGCACCACGAGCGTGTGGAACGCGATCGTGGAAACCGCCGACGAACTGGACGTCGACATCATCGTCGCGGGGACCAGGGGGGTGAGCGGCCTGCGGGCACTGCTGCACAGCAGCGTCGCCGACGCGGTGCTGCGGCACTGTCACCGGCCGGTGCTGCTCGTCCCGCCGGCCAAGAAGGAGCACTGA